A DNA window from Massilia putida contains the following coding sequences:
- a CDS encoding DUF882 domain-containing protein has product MNQRRSFLKSSAVLASVLGAPAIRTHAKTLPDAPVTPVAPNERIVRLYNTHTGESLRTIFWAEGEFIPEALQDINKLLRDHRNNKIAPIDPKLLVLLDRVSAQYGNHPTMHVISGYRSPETNAMLHENTNGVAKHSLHMEGQAIDVRIPGEDLAKLHKVAMAQKAGGVGYYPDSQFVHMDVGRVRYW; this is encoded by the coding sequence ATGAATCAACGACGCTCCTTCCTCAAAAGCTCGGCCGTCCTCGCATCGGTGCTCGGTGCGCCCGCCATCCGGACCCATGCCAAAACCCTGCCGGATGCGCCCGTCACGCCGGTGGCCCCCAACGAGCGCATCGTGCGCCTGTACAACACGCACACGGGCGAAAGCCTGCGGACCATTTTCTGGGCCGAGGGCGAGTTCATTCCCGAGGCTTTGCAGGACATTAATAAGCTGCTGCGCGACCACCGCAACAACAAGATCGCGCCGATCGATCCGAAGCTGCTCGTCTTGCTGGACCGCGTCAGCGCCCAGTACGGCAACCATCCGACCATGCACGTGATCTCGGGTTATCGCTCGCCGGAAACGAACGCGATGTTGCACGAGAACACGAACGGCGTGGCCAAGCACAGCCTGCACATGGAGGGCCAGGCCATCGACGTGCGCATTCCCGGCGAGGACCTGGCCAAGTTGCACAAGGTCGCGATGGCGCAGAAGGCGGGCGGGGTCGGCTATTACCCCGACTCGCAGTTCGTCCACATGGACGTCGGCCGCGTGCGTTACTGGTGA